The following coding sequences are from one Shewanella eurypsychrophilus window:
- a CDS encoding NADH-quinone oxidoreductase subunit N, with the protein MSLHYLPAGILLCTILILLAFIALKRSHGGAFLISGIGLIAACLTQINAIKLPVLSEPLFIFTQVNALISALLLGILVFLWSQLYHWFSNSKHANEEYYLLLLTASLGALTMISSQHFASFFLGLELMGLSFVGLIAYSNSDPNSQEAGVKYLVLSAGASAFILMGIALFYLQTGSLSFDAIANTELQTINSIATPDAVQQDIPSRLSVKLSTVGMLMILAGLCFKLSLIPCHLWVADIFEGAPLPTTALLAIMSKLAAFVVLWRIFTFGDWQADSILMEIIAFISVASMLMGNLLALQQTRLLRILAFSSISHFGYLLIVLLLIESKISLLQDISFNIEAMLFYLIAYLLTLTGTFSILMQLGNKKTIDQLNGLFWQQPLQAICLSILMLSLAGIPLTIGFMGKFYLITAAISGQLWWPLGFLVIASVIGLFFYLRIIMSMLSKQAEPSGSKPLPLKDKLTSWTIISVIIGLGVFPTLITDIVKLVTH; encoded by the coding sequence ATGAGCCTTCATTATCTTCCTGCGGGTATATTGCTGTGTACTATCTTAATCTTACTCGCTTTCATCGCACTGAAGCGCTCTCATGGAGGCGCATTTCTCATATCAGGCATCGGCCTCATCGCTGCATGCTTAACTCAGATCAACGCCATTAAGTTACCCGTCCTTTCAGAACCACTGTTTATTTTTACCCAAGTGAATGCACTTATTTCGGCACTCTTGTTAGGAATATTAGTTTTTTTATGGTCACAGCTATACCACTGGTTTTCCAACAGTAAACACGCGAATGAAGAGTATTATCTATTACTGTTAACGGCGAGTCTTGGGGCGTTAACTATGATATCCAGCCAACACTTTGCAAGCTTCTTCCTTGGTTTGGAGTTAATGGGCTTATCTTTCGTCGGTCTCATCGCTTACTCAAATTCAGACCCTAATAGTCAAGAAGCTGGCGTGAAGTATCTGGTCTTGTCGGCAGGCGCCTCTGCATTTATCTTGATGGGAATTGCCTTATTCTACTTACAAACGGGGAGTTTATCATTCGATGCAATCGCCAATACCGAGCTTCAAACCATCAATAGCATAGCGACACCTGATGCTGTGCAGCAAGATATACCTTCAAGGCTATCGGTGAAGTTATCCACCGTTGGCATGCTAATGATATTAGCAGGGCTGTGTTTCAAATTATCGTTAATCCCTTGCCACTTGTGGGTAGCAGATATATTTGAAGGGGCACCACTTCCCACAACAGCACTATTGGCAATAATGTCGAAGCTAGCCGCTTTTGTTGTTCTCTGGAGAATATTCACTTTCGGAGACTGGCAAGCAGATAGTATCCTTATGGAGATTATAGCCTTCATCTCTGTGGCCTCGATGTTGATGGGGAACTTATTGGCACTGCAACAGACGAGATTATTGAGGATCTTAGCTTTCTCTTCAATTTCTCACTTCGGCTACCTACTCATTGTCTTGCTCCTTATCGAGAGCAAGATCAGCTTACTCCAAGACATAAGCTTTAATATTGAGGCTATGTTGTTTTACTTAATTGCTTACTTATTGACGCTGACAGGTACCTTCTCAATATTGATGCAACTGGGTAATAAGAAAACAATTGACCAGCTAAACGGCCTTTTTTGGCAACAGCCTCTTCAAGCTATTTGTTTAAGTATATTGATGCTTTCATTAGCAGGGATCCCACTCACGATTGGTTTTATGGGGAAGTTTTACCTCATCACTGCAGCCATTTCGGGGCAACTTTGGTGGCCTTTAGGCTTTCTTGTGATAGCAAGCGTCATTGGCCTGTTTTTTTACCTGAGAATAATCATGAGCATGCTATCTAAACAAGCTGAACCGTCTGGATCAAAGCCATTGCCTTTGAAGGACAAACTGACTTCATGGACCATTATTTCAGTCATTATCGGCTTGGGTGTTTTTCCAACTCTTATCACAGATATCGTTAAGCTGGTTACCCACTGA
- a CDS encoding methyltransferase: protein MPFYQSPQDISAFDAKFEAQKIAFAPISFQVARCLLKFGILEQIDAAGDTGCSLEELQQSTQLSEYAVSVLLDMGLSMRLVWHSDERFHLDKIGNFLLNDDMAKVNLNFVHDVCYQGLFELESSLRDGKPNGLKVFGDWETIYPTLSELPEQVKQSWFEFDHYYSDHAFGQLLPLMFKNNPKHIVDVGGNTGKWALACTGYNSDVNVTIMDLPGQLKVALKNAANKGVGDRVNGFECNLLEESQVFCPEGDLYWMSQFLDCFSKAQILSILKRTAQSMNKHSELCILETYWDRQPFEAGAYCVNATSIYFTAMANGDSRMYHSKDMLKLISQAGLYVDEDIDEIGLGHTLLRCKLKPV, encoded by the coding sequence ATGCCTTTTTATCAATCCCCACAGGATATCAGTGCTTTCGATGCTAAGTTTGAAGCACAGAAAATTGCTTTCGCTCCCATCAGCTTTCAAGTCGCTCGCTGTTTACTCAAATTTGGAATACTGGAACAGATAGATGCCGCTGGAGATACAGGCTGCTCATTAGAGGAGTTACAACAAAGTACTCAATTGTCTGAATATGCTGTCAGTGTTCTGCTAGATATGGGCCTTAGCATGAGGCTGGTTTGGCACAGCGATGAACGGTTTCATTTAGATAAAATAGGTAACTTCTTACTCAATGATGATATGGCGAAAGTGAACCTAAACTTTGTCCATGATGTCTGCTATCAAGGGTTATTCGAATTAGAGTCCTCCCTACGTGATGGCAAACCCAATGGGCTTAAAGTATTCGGTGATTGGGAAACTATCTATCCGACCCTGAGTGAATTGCCCGAACAGGTAAAACAAAGCTGGTTCGAGTTCGACCACTACTACTCAGATCATGCATTTGGCCAATTGCTGCCACTCATGTTCAAAAACAATCCTAAACATATTGTCGATGTTGGCGGAAATACGGGTAAATGGGCATTAGCTTGCACTGGCTATAATAGTGACGTGAATGTCACCATCATGGACCTACCGGGCCAACTAAAAGTCGCCTTAAAGAATGCTGCTAATAAAGGCGTTGGCGATCGTGTCAACGGGTTTGAGTGTAACCTTCTAGAAGAATCTCAGGTATTCTGCCCTGAAGGCGATCTTTATTGGATGAGTCAGTTTTTGGATTGCTTCTCAAAAGCACAAATATTAAGCATTCTAAAACGAACGGCACAGAGTATGAATAAACATAGTGAACTGTGTATTCTAGAGACCTACTGGGATAGGCAACCATTTGAAGCCGGAGCCTATTGTGTTAACGCGACCTCTATCTATTTTACCGCTATGGCCAATGGTGACAGTAGGATGTATCACTCCAAAGATATGCTAAAGCTTATCTCGCAAGCTGGTCTCTATGTCGATGAAGATATCGATGAAATTGGGCTCGGACATACATTATTACGCTGTAAACTCAAACCCGTTTAA
- a CDS encoding TDT family transporter: MKSTLQHLSHRASRLPSPMAGLALAIASLGWAWESMLPSMNGLGQMLTAGIAAIMLGTLVIKFVLHPNILKDELTHPVVGSVIPTFAMALMVVSNAIGIKFALIGQTLWLIAIVIHLVFLGMFVYFRAIDFKLEHMVPSWFVPPIGIIVAAVSFPTDQIGLQWIADATLNFGMVCYLVMLPIMLYRLIFCAPIPDAAKPTIAIMAAPASLSLAGYLTINSHPSVVIVALLLSIAILMTSVIYLAFFHLLRLPFSPGYAAFTFPMVIGATALTKTYYWLTEVYGASDFTRLIEQAAAGELFIATLVVLFVTYRYVTHYTLSTQTA; the protein is encoded by the coding sequence ATGAAATCTACCTTACAGCACCTTTCACACCGTGCATCACGCTTACCCAGCCCAATGGCGGGATTAGCATTGGCCATTGCCAGCTTAGGCTGGGCTTGGGAAAGTATGTTACCGAGTATGAACGGTCTCGGACAAATGCTCACAGCTGGCATTGCAGCAATCATGCTCGGCACACTTGTTATCAAGTTTGTGCTACATCCTAATATACTCAAAGATGAATTAACTCATCCTGTCGTAGGCAGTGTTATTCCTACGTTTGCGATGGCGCTCATGGTTGTGTCTAATGCGATTGGGATCAAATTTGCACTCATAGGGCAAACTTTATGGCTAATTGCTATTGTGATCCATTTGGTTTTTCTAGGTATGTTCGTCTATTTCAGAGCAATAGATTTTAAGCTCGAACATATGGTACCGAGCTGGTTCGTTCCACCCATCGGCATCATCGTCGCAGCGGTTAGCTTTCCAACGGATCAAATAGGATTACAATGGATTGCCGACGCAACACTTAATTTCGGTATGGTGTGCTATCTCGTGATGTTACCCATCATGCTCTATCGCTTGATTTTTTGTGCACCGATACCCGATGCTGCAAAACCAACAATTGCGATTATGGCTGCGCCTGCAAGTTTATCTTTAGCTGGCTACCTAACCATAAACAGTCATCCTTCGGTCGTTATCGTGGCGCTATTACTCAGTATTGCAATCCTGATGACCAGTGTCATCTACCTAGCCTTCTTTCACTTATTGAGACTTCCCTTCTCACCAGGCTATGCTGCATTTACTTTCCCAATGGTAATAGGAGCGACTGCGCTCACCAAGACTTACTACTGGCTTACAGAGGTGTACGGGGCAAGTGATTTTACAAGATTGATAGAGCAAGCAGCGGCTGGTGAACTGTTCATCGCAACATTAGTCGTACTTTTTGTCACTTACCGATACGTAACGCACTACACGCTCAGCACCCAAACAGCATAA
- a CDS encoding TonB-dependent receptor, with protein MLPNSKMAKAVRFALISGAATAALTAPAVFAASEDESVERIQVTGSRIKRTDLEGSSPVTTITAADMEKTGAMSVADVLRRSNLNTFGSNSESSGSSWQSQANISLRGAGADRTLVLLNGKRMPGSPTMGGTAVNLNTIPTAAIERIEVLSDGASAVYGSDAVAGVVNIILKKDFEGLEVSATGTNPQQAGGEEWKTHVIGGTSSDKGSLTFSFEHQSREIIYQRDRWFTSSTNVLAEEYADTTGVSAYARNFLDMTSGQFSPMAACDNEKMVGGGHVYDYGDGDYICGYDYTSEAADHAARKYTAGYVAADYELSDEIMFEAQGLFSRNETFGRYAPAAGWFNVDAGQVDIQNYDTNGNNTGTSKNANDGRVYYRFTDVGTRDSSTIDYSTDLQLGLVGEHDDFGWDFTYHYNLAENSNYGKGYVHRPTVEAMVKSGEFNFGPEGNSDDVVAAISHDTLKQDIMEFQSVNAGINFEAFELPAGVIGWYVGTEFMQYKYEANVDAETAAGEVIGSSGNGSGGDRDVFAIFAESIIPLTEDLELNLAFRYDNYSDFGTATTPKVALRYQVLEDVVLRASWGQGFRAPALSDLYAADSFSADTATDYYYCEQQGTATADCKAKQYDVTRTANSELQPETSDFYNVGAIWNITDNFSSKVEYYNLSIDDVITFVSLDSLLKEEKKVGYGNLALGSIERVGNKADGKILSATTPQVNGNGFDTSGIDFNLTYSGFETAAGEFGSTFDLTYIISYDDEEYFNGPVNNQIGRNGMPEYRFTWVVDWSHGDHSASLLTQYIDGQSEKTDPNTYEQIGNLSSQTTFDASYNYMASWDGKFSIGVRNITNEDPVLDSDLEYDSSLYNLYGRTYTASYTQRF; from the coding sequence ATGCTGCCAAACTCAAAAATGGCTAAAGCTGTGCGTTTTGCATTAATCAGTGGTGCTGCTACTGCCGCATTAACTGCACCAGCTGTATTCGCTGCAAGTGAAGATGAATCAGTAGAAAGAATTCAAGTTACCGGTTCACGTATTAAGCGTACCGATTTAGAAGGCTCTTCACCGGTAACGACGATTACTGCTGCTGATATGGAAAAAACAGGTGCAATGTCAGTCGCCGATGTTTTACGCCGCAGTAACTTGAACACCTTTGGTTCAAATTCAGAATCATCAGGTAGTTCTTGGCAGAGCCAGGCAAACATCTCTCTTCGTGGCGCAGGCGCAGACCGCACTCTGGTTTTACTCAACGGCAAACGCATGCCTGGTTCACCGACTATGGGTGGAACTGCAGTAAACTTAAACACGATTCCAACTGCCGCTATCGAGCGAATCGAAGTCCTTTCTGATGGTGCATCAGCTGTTTATGGCTCAGATGCCGTTGCAGGTGTGGTTAACATTATCCTTAAAAAGGACTTTGAAGGATTAGAAGTATCGGCGACAGGAACAAATCCTCAGCAAGCTGGTGGCGAAGAGTGGAAAACTCACGTTATCGGCGGAACAAGCAGTGATAAAGGCAGCTTGACGTTCTCATTCGAACACCAAAGCCGTGAAATCATCTATCAACGTGATCGCTGGTTCACAAGCTCAACTAACGTATTGGCAGAAGAATATGCCGATACTACGGGTGTATCTGCATACGCTCGTAACTTTCTAGACATGACATCAGGCCAATTTAGCCCAATGGCTGCTTGTGATAACGAAAAAATGGTTGGTGGAGGTCATGTCTACGACTATGGTGATGGCGACTACATCTGTGGTTATGACTACACTTCAGAAGCTGCAGATCACGCGGCACGTAAGTATACTGCAGGTTATGTAGCCGCTGATTACGAGCTATCTGATGAGATCATGTTTGAAGCTCAAGGTCTTTTCTCTCGTAACGAGACTTTTGGTCGTTACGCTCCTGCAGCGGGCTGGTTTAATGTTGATGCTGGTCAGGTTGATATCCAAAACTATGATACCAATGGCAACAATACTGGTACTAGCAAGAATGCTAATGATGGTCGTGTTTACTATCGTTTCACCGATGTGGGAACCCGTGATTCATCTACAATTGATTACAGTACAGACCTACAACTCGGCTTAGTCGGCGAACATGATGATTTTGGCTGGGATTTCACTTATCACTATAATCTAGCTGAAAATAGCAACTATGGTAAAGGCTATGTACATCGCCCTACTGTTGAAGCTATGGTTAAGAGTGGTGAATTCAACTTCGGTCCAGAAGGTAACAGTGATGATGTTGTTGCAGCTATAAGTCACGATACACTTAAGCAAGATATCATGGAATTCCAAAGTGTTAATGCTGGTATTAACTTTGAAGCTTTCGAACTTCCTGCTGGTGTTATTGGCTGGTATGTGGGTACTGAATTTATGCAGTACAAATATGAAGCTAACGTAGATGCCGAAACTGCAGCGGGTGAAGTTATCGGATCATCAGGTAATGGGTCTGGCGGTGATCGTGATGTGTTTGCAATATTCGCTGAAAGCATTATTCCGCTTACTGAAGATCTCGAACTAAACTTAGCCTTCCGTTATGATAATTATTCAGATTTTGGTACAGCAACTACGCCTAAAGTAGCGCTAAGATACCAAGTTCTAGAAGATGTCGTACTACGTGCATCTTGGGGTCAGGGATTCCGAGCTCCAGCGCTATCAGATCTTTATGCTGCAGATTCTTTCAGCGCCGATACAGCGACTGACTATTACTACTGTGAACAACAGGGAACTGCTACAGCTGATTGTAAAGCTAAGCAATACGATGTAACTCGTACAGCAAATTCAGAACTACAGCCAGAGACATCTGACTTTTATAATGTAGGTGCAATCTGGAACATCACTGACAATTTCAGCTCAAAAGTTGAATACTACAACTTAAGCATCGATGATGTTATTACATTTGTTTCTTTAGATTCTTTACTTAAAGAAGAGAAGAAAGTCGGCTATGGTAATTTAGCTTTAGGTAGTATCGAGCGAGTGGGTAATAAAGCAGATGGAAAAATCTTGTCTGCGACAACTCCACAGGTCAATGGTAACGGTTTCGATACTTCTGGTATCGATTTCAATCTGACTTACTCTGGTTTTGAAACCGCTGCAGGTGAATTTGGCTCAACATTTGATCTGACTTACATCATATCTTACGATGATGAGGAATACTTCAATGGACCTGTAAACAACCAAATTGGCCGAAATGGTATGCCTGAATATCGTTTCACTTGGGTTGTTGATTGGTCACACGGTGATCACTCAGCGTCACTATTGACTCAATATATTGATGGACAATCTGAAAAAACAGATCCAAATACCTATGAGCAAATAGGCAACCTTTCATCACAAACTACATTTGATGCAAGCTATAACTACATGGCTTCTTGGGACGGTAAGTTTAGCATTGGTGTTCGTAACATCACCAATGAAGATCCTGTACTCGATTCAGATCTAGAATATGATTCGTCTTTATATAATCTATATGGACGTACGTACACAGCGTCTTATACACAAAGATTCTAA
- the yfcC gene encoding putative basic amino acid antiporter YfcC, which yields MEQASSMGKQQAAKYTTTWQMPDTLVIIFFVALAAAILTYFVPIGSFDTQEVNYLVDGAEKSRLVVDPSSFQYSLDEEGAPKLQPVALFEGNGGAGFFNFAFEGLVSGSKWGSAIGVIMFMLVIGGSFGVVMATGTIDNGILKLIDKTRGNEMLFIPVIFSLFSLGGAVFGMGEEAIAFAIIICPLMIRLGYDGITTVMVTYVATQIGFASSWMNPFSVAIAQGIAGIPVLSGSGMRVIMWAGFTLMGLAFTMRYAKKVKHTPSLSYSYHSDSYFRENQSKASLDSRFNLGDVLVLMAIIATIAWVIWGVVTQAWFIPEIASQFFTMGIVIGTIGVLFKLNGMTVNKIATSFKQGAATMLEPAVLVGCASGILILLGGGGPTEPSVLNSILNSAGNVIGQLPNALSAWFMLLFQSVFNFFVTSGSGQAALTMPLMAPLADIVGVTRQVAVLAFQLGDGFTNVLVPTSASLMATLGVCRVDWGDWLKFIWRFMLALFVVSSLIVVGAHYLGFS from the coding sequence ATGGAACAAGCAAGCTCAATGGGTAAACAACAAGCGGCAAAATACACCACTACCTGGCAGATGCCAGATACTTTAGTCATTATTTTCTTCGTTGCCTTAGCTGCAGCAATACTCACTTACTTTGTCCCAATCGGTTCATTCGATACTCAAGAGGTTAATTATCTGGTCGATGGAGCGGAGAAGTCGCGGCTTGTTGTCGATCCTAGTTCATTTCAATATAGCTTAGATGAGGAAGGCGCTCCTAAGCTACAACCTGTCGCGTTATTTGAAGGAAACGGTGGCGCAGGCTTTTTTAACTTTGCTTTCGAAGGATTAGTGTCAGGGTCAAAGTGGGGCAGTGCGATAGGCGTCATCATGTTTATGTTAGTCATTGGTGGCTCATTCGGGGTCGTAATGGCAACTGGTACCATAGATAACGGCATCCTAAAGCTTATTGATAAGACTCGTGGCAATGAGATGCTATTTATTCCAGTGATTTTCAGCTTGTTCTCCCTAGGGGGAGCCGTATTTGGTATGGGTGAGGAAGCGATTGCTTTTGCTATTATCATCTGCCCCTTGATGATTAGGCTGGGATATGACGGTATTACCACTGTGATGGTTACCTATGTTGCGACTCAAATAGGCTTTGCCAGCTCCTGGATGAATCCATTTAGCGTGGCAATAGCGCAAGGGATCGCTGGCATTCCAGTACTGTCTGGTTCAGGTATGAGGGTTATCATGTGGGCAGGTTTTACCTTGATGGGCTTAGCATTTACCATGCGATACGCCAAGAAAGTTAAACACACCCCATCACTGTCTTATAGCTATCATTCAGATAGCTATTTTAGAGAGAACCAGAGTAAGGCCAGTCTAGATAGCCGTTTCAATTTGGGCGATGTGTTAGTCCTAATGGCAATCATAGCTACGATTGCTTGGGTGATCTGGGGCGTGGTAACACAAGCTTGGTTTATTCCTGAGATAGCCAGTCAGTTTTTCACCATGGGGATCGTTATTGGTACCATTGGTGTGTTGTTTAAACTTAATGGTATGACTGTCAATAAAATCGCCACAAGCTTTAAACAAGGCGCCGCCACTATGCTAGAACCTGCTGTGTTGGTGGGTTGTGCCTCGGGTATTCTTATCTTACTTGGCGGCGGTGGCCCAACTGAACCTAGCGTACTTAATTCTATTTTAAACAGTGCTGGAAACGTCATCGGCCAGTTGCCTAATGCGCTATCGGCCTGGTTTATGTTGCTGTTCCAATCTGTGTTTAATTTCTTTGTCACTTCAGGCTCAGGTCAAGCAGCGTTAACTATGCCTTTAATGGCGCCTTTAGCAGATATTGTGGGTGTGACCAGGCAGGTGGCCGTCCTTGCCTTTCAACTGGGTGATGGTTTTACAAATGTCTTGGTACCAACATCAGCATCCTTGATGGCAACCTTAGGCGTGTGCCGTGTCGATTGGGGAGATTGGCTGAAGTTTATCTGGCGATTTATGTTGGCGCTATTCGTCGTCTCTAGCTTGATTGTTGTCGGTGCGCATTATTTAGGATTTAGTTAA
- the focA gene encoding formate transporter FocA codes for MNNNPSPFDASTPAVTAKKVEDAAVVKVNRDTISTLLLAITAGVFIGLAFVFYIAVTAGGSALPYGLNKLIGGLCFSLGLMLVVILGGELFTSTVLTIIAKASNRVSTLAVLRNWTLVYLGNFIGAMLLVGLMISAKHYEAGHGLIGLGYLQSAQAKLQYTFGQAFTLGIMCNVMVCLAVWMAYAGRTVTDKLLAVVLPVAMFVAAGFEHCIANMFLIPMAIITKLVATPEFWANAGVDPSLFADLTWSQFLLHNLVPVTLGNIVGGAIFVGLTYWFVYRRPELDKANNDNR; via the coding sequence ATGAATAATAATCCAAGTCCATTTGATGCTAGCACACCTGCAGTAACGGCTAAAAAAGTTGAAGATGCTGCAGTTGTAAAGGTCAATCGCGACACGATATCTACATTACTGCTTGCCATAACCGCTGGTGTTTTTATTGGTTTGGCATTTGTGTTTTATATCGCAGTGACTGCCGGTGGGAGTGCGCTTCCATACGGACTGAATAAACTCATTGGCGGTTTATGTTTTAGCTTAGGCCTAATGCTTGTGGTTATATTAGGTGGTGAGTTATTCACCTCAACAGTTTTGACCATCATAGCTAAAGCAAGTAATCGCGTGTCCACTCTGGCCGTATTACGTAACTGGACCTTAGTTTATCTCGGCAATTTCATCGGTGCGATGCTGCTCGTTGGCTTAATGATCAGTGCTAAACATTATGAAGCCGGACACGGTTTAATTGGTCTAGGCTATCTCCAGTCAGCTCAAGCTAAGCTACAGTATACATTTGGACAGGCTTTTACCTTAGGCATAATGTGTAATGTCATGGTTTGTCTCGCCGTATGGATGGCCTACGCAGGCCGCACTGTCACTGACAAATTACTCGCTGTCGTATTACCCGTAGCCATGTTTGTTGCGGCAGGGTTTGAGCATTGCATTGCTAATATGTTTTTAATTCCTATGGCTATCATCACTAAGCTCGTTGCTACCCCCGAATTTTGGGCAAATGCTGGGGTCGACCCTAGCCTGTTTGCCGATCTAACTTGGAGTCAATTTCTACTCCACAATCTGGTTCCAGTCACATTAGGTAATATTGTGGGCGGGGCTATTTTCGTAGGACTCACTTATTGGTTTGTTTATCGTAGGCCTGAGCTAGATAAAGCCAATAACGATAACCGATAA
- the pflB gene encoding formate C-acetyltransferase produces the protein MTEKTEQFANAWEGFTSGDWKSEVNVRDFIQANYTPYEGNESFLAEATPATTKLWDKVMVGIKQENATHAPVDFDTEKVSTITSHEAGYIEQELETIVGLQTEAPLKRAMLPNGGIRMVEGSCKAYDRELNADVKYVYSELRKTHNQGVFDIYTPEIMGCRKSGVLTGLPDAYGRGRIIGDYRRIALYGIDYLMADKFTQFGSLQAGFEAGEDLSYTMQLREEIAEQHRALGQMKKMAASYGFDISLPATNAQEAIQWTYFGYLAAVKSQNGAAMSLGRTSSFIDIFIERDINSGLITEEQAQEMVDHFVMKLRMVRFLRTPEYDELFSGDPIWATESIAGMGVDGRTLVTKSSFRFLHTLYNMGPSPEPNITVLWSEKLPLDFKKYCAKVSIDTSSIQYENDDLMRPDFESDDYAIACCVSPMVVGKHMQFFGARANLAKTMLYAINGGVDEKLKTQIGPKFDAITSEYLDFDDVMGRFDNMMDWLATQYVTALNAIHFMHDKYSYEAALMALHDRDVRRTMACGIAGLSIAADSLSAIKFAKVKPIRDENGIAIDFDIEGDYPKFGNNDARVDDLATELVERFMAKIRNMKMYRNAIPTQSILTITSNVVYGKKTGTTPDGRPAGAPFAPGANPMHGRDEKGAVASLTSVAKLPFAHAQDGISYTFSIVPNALGKDEEGRRANLAALMDGYFSHNDSREGGQHLNVNVMNREMLEDAIVNPDKYPQLTIRVSGYAVRFNALTPEQQQDVITRTFTQGM, from the coding sequence ATGACCGAAAAAACTGAACAGTTTGCCAATGCATGGGAAGGTTTTACTTCTGGCGATTGGAAATCTGAAGTCAATGTTCGTGACTTTATCCAAGCTAACTACACCCCTTATGAAGGTAATGAATCCTTCCTAGCCGAAGCAACGCCTGCAACGACTAAGCTTTGGGATAAGGTCATGGTAGGCATCAAACAGGAAAACGCGACTCACGCACCTGTTGATTTCGATACCGAAAAGGTATCAACCATCACTTCACACGAAGCGGGTTATATCGAGCAAGAGCTTGAAACTATTGTTGGCCTTCAGACTGAAGCACCACTTAAACGCGCAATGCTACCCAATGGCGGCATTCGTATGGTTGAAGGCTCTTGTAAGGCCTACGACCGAGAGCTAAACGCTGATGTTAAATATGTATACTCTGAGCTACGTAAGACGCATAACCAAGGTGTTTTCGATATCTACACACCTGAAATCATGGGTTGCCGTAAATCTGGTGTCTTAACCGGTTTACCGGATGCATACGGCCGTGGTCGTATCATTGGCGATTACCGTCGTATCGCACTTTACGGTATCGATTATCTAATGGCGGATAAATTTACTCAGTTTGGTTCACTGCAAGCTGGTTTCGAAGCAGGTGAAGACTTGTCTTACACTATGCAGCTTCGTGAAGAGATTGCAGAGCAGCACCGTGCACTCGGTCAGATGAAGAAAATGGCTGCCAGCTATGGCTTCGATATTTCTCTACCTGCAACTAACGCACAAGAAGCGATTCAGTGGACTTACTTCGGCTATCTTGCTGCAGTTAAGAGCCAAAACGGCGCGGCTATGTCTCTTGGACGTACTTCAAGCTTCATTGATATCTTCATCGAGCGTGATATCAACAGTGGCCTGATCACCGAAGAGCAAGCTCAGGAGATGGTAGACCATTTCGTTATGAAGCTACGTATGGTTCGTTTCCTACGTACTCCAGAATACGATGAGTTATTCTCAGGTGACCCTATCTGGGCTACTGAGTCTATTGCTGGTATGGGTGTTGATGGCCGTACTTTGGTGACAAAGTCTAGCTTCCGTTTCTTACACACCCTATACAACATGGGTCCGAGCCCAGAGCCGAACATCACAGTGCTATGGTCTGAAAAGCTACCTTTAGATTTCAAAAAGTACTGTGCAAAAGTATCAATTGATACCAGCTCAATTCAGTACGAAAACGACGACTTAATGCGCCCAGATTTCGAATCTGATGACTATGCTATTGCCTGTTGTGTTAGCCCTATGGTTGTCGGTAAGCACATGCAGTTCTTCGGCGCGCGTGCTAACTTAGCCAAAACAATGCTTTACGCTATCAATGGCGGTGTAGATGAAAAACTTAAGACTCAAATTGGGCCTAAGTTTGACGCAATCACTTCTGAGTATTTAGACTTTGATGACGTTATGGGTCGTTTTGACAACATGATGGATTGGTTAGCGACACAATATGTGACCGCGCTCAACGCTATCCACTTCATGCATGATAAGTACTCTTATGAAGCTGCGTTAATGGCACTTCATGACCGTGACGTTCGTCGTACTATGGCATGTGGTATCGCCGGTCTTTCTATCGCTGCAGATTCACTTTCAGCCATCAAGTTTGCTAAAGTTAAGCCAATCCGTGATGAGAATGGTATCGCTATCGATTTCGACATTGAAGGTGACTACCCTAAATTCGGTAACAATGATGCACGGGTAGATGATTTAGCCACTGAGCTTGTAGAGCGCTTTATGGCTAAAATCCGTAACATGAAGATGTACCGTAACGCGATCCCTACTCAGTCAATCTTAACGATCACTTCAAACGTAGTGTATGGCAAGAAGACGGGGACCACTCCTGATGGCCGCCCAGCGGGTGCCCCATTTGCTCCAGGTGCAAACCCAATGCATGGTCGTGATGAGAAAGGTGCAGTTGCATCTCTTACATCCGTTGCTAAACTTCCCTTTGCACACGCTCAAGATGGCATCTCTTATACTTTCTCTATCGTGCCAAACGCACTCGGTAAAGATGAAGAGGGTCGCCGTGCTAATTTAGCCGCTCTGATGGATGGTTACTTCTCTCATAATGATAGTCGTGAAGGTGGTCAACACTTAAACGTTAACGTAATGAATCGAGAAATGCTCGAAGATGCGATTGTTAATCCGGACAAATATCCACAACTTACTATTCGAGTTTCTGGCTATGCAGTTCGCTTCAACGCATTAACACCTGAGCAGCAGCAAGATGTGATCACACGTACCTTTACTCAAGGCATGTAA